One Cololabis saira isolate AMF1-May2022 chromosome 12, fColSai1.1, whole genome shotgun sequence DNA window includes the following coding sequences:
- the LOC133456304 gene encoding large ribosomal subunit protein eL22 isoform X1: MAPIQKKQNTGKGGKKKKQVLKFTLDCTHPVEDGIMDVANFEQFLQERIKVNGKAGNLGGGVVSIERSKSKITVSSEVPFSKRYLKYLTKKYLKKNNLRDWLRVVANTKESYELRYFQINQDEEEEEDED; this comes from the exons ATGGCGCCTATT CAGAAGAAGCAGAACACCGGCAAAGGtggcaagaagaagaagcaggtCCTGAAGTTCACCCTGGACTGCACCCATCCAGTGGAGGATGGCATCATGGACGTGGCCAACTTC GAACAGTTCCTGCAGGAACGCATCAAGGTGAACGGGAAAGCTGGCAACCTGGGTGGAGGTGTGGTGTCCATTGAGAGGAGCAAAAGCAAGATCACAGTTTCCTCCGAGGTGCCTTTCTCCAAACG ATACCTGAAGTACCTGACCAAGAAGTACCTAAAGAAGAACAATCTCCGTGACTGGCTGCGCGTGGTTGCTAACACCAAGGAGAGCTACGAGCTACGCTACTTCCAGATTAATCaggatgaagaagaggaggaagatgaagatTAA
- the LOC133456304 gene encoding large ribosomal subunit protein eL22 isoform X2 yields MAPIKKQNTGKGGKKKKQVLKFTLDCTHPVEDGIMDVANFEQFLQERIKVNGKAGNLGGGVVSIERSKSKITVSSEVPFSKRYLKYLTKKYLKKNNLRDWLRVVANTKESYELRYFQINQDEEEEEDED; encoded by the exons ATGGCGCCTATT AAGAAGCAGAACACCGGCAAAGGtggcaagaagaagaagcaggtCCTGAAGTTCACCCTGGACTGCACCCATCCAGTGGAGGATGGCATCATGGACGTGGCCAACTTC GAACAGTTCCTGCAGGAACGCATCAAGGTGAACGGGAAAGCTGGCAACCTGGGTGGAGGTGTGGTGTCCATTGAGAGGAGCAAAAGCAAGATCACAGTTTCCTCCGAGGTGCCTTTCTCCAAACG ATACCTGAAGTACCTGACCAAGAAGTACCTAAAGAAGAACAATCTCCGTGACTGGCTGCGCGTGGTTGCTAACACCAAGGAGAGCTACGAGCTACGCTACTTCCAGATTAATCaggatgaagaagaggaggaagatgaagatTAA
- the rcc2 gene encoding protein RCC2 homolog, with protein MPRKKVTDVSGNGGVKRKRASGKRKERDFSSDDEFDFEQENNKKPGKPATKSGLQPVTVADDVKEKIKLECPKVKGQLLVFGATNWDLIGRKEVPKQQAAFRNLGQNLWGPHRYGCLNDVQVACVVSGPCSAHSLLMTTEGKLWSWGRNDKGQLGHGDTKRLEAPKLIEGLADHVIVSAACGRNHTLALTEDGTAYSFGENKLGQLGQGNQTDAVLTPAPISYNGQPLVKVSCGAEFSMVVDCKGNLYSFGCPEYGQLGHNSDGKFIARAQRIEFDCELIARRVAIFIEKSKDGQVMPVPNVVVRDVACGSNHTLVLDSQKRVFSWGFGGYGRLGHTEQKDEMVPRLVKLFDFPGRGAAQIYTGYQCSFALNEMGGLFFWGVTNTSRESTMYPKAVQDLCGWKIRSLGCGKSSIIIAADESTISWGPSPTFGELGYGDNKPKSSTTAQEVKTLDGVYIEQVMMGYSHSLVIARQDTEQEQERLKKLPEYNPRTI; from the exons ATGCCGCGAAAGAAGGTGACAGACGTCTCAGGGAACGGAGGGGTGAAGAGGAAGAGGGCAAGTGGGAAAAGGAAAGAGAGGGACTTCAGCAGTGACGATGAGTTTGACTTCGAGCAAGAGAACAACAAGAAACCTGGCAAGCCCGCCACCAAGTCCGGTCTCCAGCCGGTCACGGTAGCAGACGACGTCAAAGAGAAAATA AAACTTGAGTGCCCAAAGGTTAAAGGTCAGCTGCTCGTTTTTGGAGCAACTAACTGGGATTTGATTGGACGAAAGGAGGTCCCCAAGCAACAAG ctgctTTCCGCAACCTGGGCCAGAATCTGTGGGGTCCTCACCGTTACGGGTGTCTGAATGATGTCCAGGTGGCCTGCGTGGTGTCTGGTCCCTGCTCGGCACACAGTCTCCTCATGACCACCGAGGGGAAGCTCTGGAGCTGGG GTCGTAATGACAAGGGGCAGCTGGGCCACGGCGACACAAAACGCCTGGAGGCTCCCAAGTTGATCGAGGGCCTGGCTGATCATGTGATCGTTTCTGCAGCCTGCGGACGCAATCACACTCTGGCACTGACAG AGGATGGTACTGCGTATTCTTTTGGCGAGAACAAGCTCGGCCAGCTTGGCCAAGGCAATCAGACCGACGCCGTCCTAACTCCAGCACCG ATTTCCTACAACGGACAGCCTCTGGTGAAGGTGTCCTGTGGTGCCGAGTTCTCCATGGTGGTGGACTGCAAAGGGAACCTGTACTCCTTTGGATGTCCAGAGTACGGGCAACTGG GCCACAACAGCGATGGGAAGTTCATAGCTCGTGCCCAGCGTATCGAGTTCGACTGTGAGCTCATCGCTCGACGTGTCGCCATCTTCATTGAGAAGTCTAAGGACGGCCAGGTTATGCCTGTTCCCAACGTCGTGGTCCGCGACGTGGCCTGCGGATCCAACCACACG CTGGTGTTGGACTCTCAGAAGCGAGTTTTCAGCTGGGGTTTCGGCGGTTACGGGCGTCTCGGACACACGGAGCAGAAGGATGAGATGGTGCCTCGCCTCGTCAAGCTGTTTGACTTTCCCGGACGCGGCGCCGCTCAGATTTATACCGGATACCAGTGTTCCTTCGCCCTCAATGAGATGG GGGGGCTTTTCTTCTGGGGGGTGACAAACACTTCCAGAGAGTCCACCATGTACCCTAAAGCTGTGCAGGATCTGTGTGGGTGGAAGATCCGCAGTCTGGGGTGTGG AAAGAGCAGCATCATCATCGCAGCAGACGAGAGCACAATCAGCTGGGGCCCCTCGCCCACGTTTGGAGAGCTG GGATATGGAGACAACAAACCCAAATCCTCCACAACTGCCCAGGAGGTGAAGACCTTGGATGGCGTCTACATCGAGCAG GTGATGATGGGCTACTCCCACTCGCTGGTCATCGCCAGACAGGACacggagcaggaacaggagaGGCTGAAAAAGCTGCCCGAGTACAACCCCCGAACaatctga